From Enterococcus mundtii, the proteins below share one genomic window:
- a CDS encoding polyprenyl synthetase family protein, translating into MKLHQMWVDYPTIQVELNQTLKKMESVVRLKNKPVEEAIKETIHAGGKLLRPAYQLLFAQFGPEQDRDKAISLAASIEMLHIATLIHDDIVDEADLRRGQPNLRSRFGNSVAVYAGDYLFVCCFKLLSEYTSSLKSMQLNARSMEKVLNGELGQMDDRYNTQLTVEEYLQNISGKTAELFQLSCFVGAYESGTSERFAKKAGDIGLAIGMAFQIIDDILDYTKQSEDIGKPVLEDIRQGVYSLPLIYALQTDKKAELLEYLSKEKQMTQAEAEKVQQLVIEAQGVESAQKLAESYTKQALKEIKKLPNTSVQTKETLETLTSLILRRVD; encoded by the coding sequence ATGAAGTTACATCAAATGTGGGTGGACTATCCAACGATCCAAGTGGAATTGAACCAAACACTAAAAAAAATGGAAAGTGTTGTTCGGCTGAAAAACAAACCAGTAGAAGAAGCGATAAAAGAAACGATTCATGCAGGTGGAAAGTTACTGCGTCCGGCGTATCAACTATTATTTGCTCAATTTGGCCCGGAGCAAGATCGCGATAAAGCCATTTCGTTGGCAGCATCTATTGAGATGCTACACATTGCGACGTTGATCCATGATGATATCGTTGATGAAGCTGACTTACGCAGAGGACAGCCAAACTTACGTAGCCGTTTTGGCAATAGTGTCGCTGTTTATGCCGGAGATTATTTATTTGTTTGCTGTTTCAAACTCTTGTCCGAATATACCTCCTCCTTAAAGAGTATGCAATTAAATGCACGAAGTATGGAAAAAGTATTGAATGGCGAGCTCGGGCAAATGGATGATAGATACAATACCCAGTTGACGGTTGAAGAATACTTACAGAATATTTCTGGTAAAACCGCTGAACTGTTTCAACTGAGTTGTTTTGTAGGTGCATACGAAAGTGGCACGAGCGAACGTTTTGCAAAAAAAGCCGGGGATATCGGGTTAGCGATCGGCATGGCGTTTCAAATCATTGATGACATTTTAGATTATACAAAACAAAGCGAAGACATCGGCAAGCCTGTATTGGAAGACATTCGTCAAGGGGTGTATTCTTTACCTTTGATCTATGCGTTACAAACAGACAAAAAAGCAGAATTACTTGAATATTTGTCCAAAGAAAAACAAATGACACAAGCAGAAGCTGAGAAGGTTCAACAATTAGTTATTGAAGCACAAGGAGTCGAAAGCGCCCAGAAGTTGGCAGAATCCTATACGAAACAAGCACTAAAAGAAATCAAAAAATTGCCAAATACCTCGGTACAAACAAAAGAAACATTAGAAACTTTGACGTCATTGATTCTAAGACGAGTAGACTAA
- a CDS encoding Gx transporter family protein yields the protein MSKLQKMIYISLLVAQGVIIGLLENMIPYPFAFAPGAKLGLANLITIVAIFTMKKRDSFLLLWLRLFLTTLLGGTISTFLYSMSGALLSYVGMLIVKQLGPKRVSIIGISATGGFMHNVGQLLTASFIAQSWTVMLYLPILSFLGILSGLAIGIAANYLLKHVRTLQRFQADYDRQTNSQWQSVFLKK from the coding sequence ATGAGTAAATTACAAAAAATGATCTATATATCTTTATTAGTTGCCCAAGGTGTGATCATCGGTTTATTGGAAAATATGATTCCTTATCCTTTCGCTTTTGCGCCAGGTGCAAAACTAGGATTGGCTAATTTGATTACGATTGTGGCAATTTTTACAATGAAAAAACGAGATAGCTTCTTATTACTTTGGTTGCGTTTATTTTTAACCACGTTATTAGGCGGCACGATTTCGACGTTTCTTTACAGTATGAGTGGTGCGTTATTGAGTTATGTAGGTATGTTGATAGTCAAACAACTGGGTCCTAAAAGGGTTAGCATTATTGGCATCAGCGCGACAGGTGGATTTATGCATAATGTCGGTCAGTTATTGACCGCGTCATTTATCGCTCAATCATGGACAGTCATGCTCTACTTACCGATTTTGTCATTCCTAGGTATTCTATCAGGATTGGCCATAGGGATAGCTGCTAATTATCTGCTGAAACATGTGAGAACACTTCAGCGTTTCCAAGCAGACTATGATCGACAGACCAATAGTCAATGGCAATCGGTATTTCTGAAAAAATAA
- a CDS encoding NusG domain II-containing protein, producing the protein MKEFIQKSLLKPWDIIIILLLVMLSFLPVVIFSYQQVDATPNKEAVLRVDGTEIKTFPLVTETKAYTYLYEDDHGDKNVIEIDGERIRIKEADCDDQICVRRGWATNNGETIVCLPHKLVIEVRSTDGSGEDSLIY; encoded by the coding sequence TTGAAAGAATTTATTCAAAAAAGTTTATTAAAACCTTGGGATATCATCATTATTCTTTTGTTAGTCATGCTCTCATTCTTACCGGTTGTCATCTTTAGTTATCAACAAGTGGATGCAACACCAAATAAAGAAGCGGTGCTACGAGTCGATGGAACAGAAATCAAGACTTTTCCGTTGGTAACTGAAACCAAAGCTTATACCTATTTATACGAAGATGATCATGGTGATAAAAACGTGATTGAGATTGATGGGGAACGAATTCGGATCAAAGAAGCAGACTGCGACGACCAGATTTGCGTTCGCCGAGGCTGGGCAACGAATAATGGTGAAACAATCGTTTGTTTGCCTCACAAATTAGTGATCGAAGTGCGATCAACAGACGGGAGTGGGGAAGACAGTCTGATTTATTAG
- a CDS encoding NAD(P)/FAD-dependent oxidoreductase: protein MTKQNIVVVGAGYAGVSATKHLAKKLKKEDVTITLIDRHSYHTMMTELHEVAGGRVEPEAIQYDLQRLFARQKNVDLVTDTVIGIDKEKKIVKTKLGAYPFDQLILGMGGEPNDFGTPGVKENGFTLWSFEDSVKIRKHIEKTVEKAALEPDEKLRKAMLTFVVCGSGFTGIEMIGELVDWKDRLAKDYKLDPNEITLMVVEAMPTILNMLDRNDAAKAERYLNKKNVELLLNAPIVEVAPDHIKLKDGREVPTHTLIWTAGVKGTTDAADFGLETARGQRLVANEYMQAKGYEEQNIYIIGDLVYYEEFPNTPTPQIVQAAEQTGHTAAANIVASIKGGEKHKFKGNYQGFMVSVGAKWGVANLFDKIHLSGFLAIIMKHIVNLKYFFDIRSGYYMFQYMMHEFFHIKDDRNVTRGHSSRYGNVLWSVPLRIFYGLVWLVEASKKMIGNGEVLKPSTWFGEGSWFTGNSVFPWTWEYNVADVASGASAAGDATTAASGAGATTGEAATQAAHFGLSYAYGEEPMAVLDKSPDWFNSIMQVIMPNNDVAMFFQKFMVFFEIALALALIAGLFTWLCSATTIVLVITFCISGMFYWVNIWFIFVAFALMNGSGRAIGLDRWVIPWLQKTLGNWWYGKPKARYGE, encoded by the coding sequence ATGACAAAGCAAAATATTGTCGTTGTGGGTGCTGGTTATGCAGGTGTTTCAGCTACAAAACACTTAGCAAAGAAACTGAAAAAAGAAGACGTAACAATCACATTGATTGATCGTCATTCGTACCACACGATGATGACAGAACTTCACGAAGTTGCAGGCGGACGTGTGGAACCAGAGGCGATCCAGTACGATTTACAACGATTATTTGCAAGACAAAAAAATGTAGATCTAGTTACTGATACAGTAATCGGCATCGACAAAGAGAAAAAAATCGTCAAAACCAAATTAGGCGCTTATCCATTCGACCAATTGATTTTAGGTATGGGTGGTGAACCAAATGATTTTGGTACGCCAGGTGTGAAAGAAAACGGCTTTACTCTTTGGTCATTTGAAGATTCCGTTAAGATTCGTAAGCACATTGAGAAAACAGTCGAAAAAGCAGCATTAGAACCAGACGAAAAATTGCGTAAAGCAATGTTGACGTTTGTTGTGTGTGGTTCTGGGTTTACGGGAATCGAAATGATCGGTGAGCTAGTAGATTGGAAAGATCGTTTAGCCAAAGACTACAAACTAGATCCAAATGAGATTACACTAATGGTTGTTGAAGCAATGCCAACGATTTTGAATATGTTGGACCGTAACGATGCAGCCAAAGCAGAACGTTATTTAAATAAAAAGAATGTTGAGCTATTATTGAATGCGCCAATCGTTGAAGTCGCTCCTGACCATATCAAATTAAAAGACGGTCGTGAAGTGCCTACGCATACATTGATTTGGACAGCAGGTGTCAAAGGAACAACAGATGCGGCTGATTTCGGATTAGAGACTGCACGCGGTCAACGTTTAGTAGCAAACGAATATATGCAAGCAAAAGGCTATGAAGAACAAAATATCTATATCATTGGTGACTTAGTGTATTACGAAGAATTCCCTAATACACCAACACCACAGATCGTTCAAGCCGCAGAACAAACTGGTCATACAGCTGCAGCGAATATCGTGGCTTCGATCAAAGGTGGCGAGAAACATAAATTCAAAGGCAATTATCAAGGATTCATGGTTTCAGTTGGCGCAAAATGGGGTGTAGCGAACCTTTTTGACAAAATCCATTTAAGTGGCTTTTTAGCAATCATCATGAAGCATATCGTCAACTTGAAATATTTCTTTGATATCCGTTCAGGTTATTATATGTTCCAATATATGATGCACGAATTCTTCCATATCAAAGATGATCGCAATGTGACTCGTGGTCATTCTTCTCGTTACGGCAATGTTTTATGGAGCGTCCCATTACGAATCTTCTACGGTCTCGTTTGGTTAGTCGAAGCTTCTAAGAAAATGATCGGTAATGGTGAAGTATTAAAACCAAGCACTTGGTTTGGTGAAGGTTCATGGTTTACTGGTAACAGTGTGTTCCCTTGGACTTGGGAGTACAATGTAGCAGATGTAGCAAGTGGGGCTTCAGCAGCAGGTGATGCAACAACAGCTGCGAGTGGCGCAGGTGCGACAACTGGAGAAGCAGCAACGCAAGCGGCACATTTTGGGTTGAGCTATGCGTATGGTGAAGAACCAATGGCAGTGCTTGATAAATCACCAGACTGGTTCAATAGCATCATGCAAGTCATCATGCCAAATAACGATGTAGCGATGTTCTTCCAAAAATTCATGGTCTTCTTTGAAATCGCGTTAGCGTTAGCATTGATTGCCGGTTTATTCACTTGGTTATGTAGTGCAACAACGATTGTCTTAGTCATCACTTTCTGTATTTCTGGTATGTTCTATTGGGTAAACATCTGGTTCATCTTTGTGGCTTTTGCATTGATGAATGGTTCAGGTCGTGCGATCGGTTTGGATCGTTGGGTGATTCCTTGGTTACAAAAAACACTCGGTAATTGGTGGTACGGGAAACCAAAGGCACGTTACGGCGAATAG
- the pplA gene encoding extracellular electron transfer flavoprotein PplA, with protein MKKNRFVTGFAVLAFSTLLLGACGSDNNDSSSSTSSSTSTAQSSTTETSTTESSKEIVAGGELQDGTYKLEEKNYSNGYRSVFEMVVKDGKITESNFDYIDADGKSKQDDTEYNEKMEEKSGTNPEMFIPELNEQLLSAQSASGVEVVTGATHSSESFQNYAQQLIQAAQAGNTETIEIDNGAELKDGTYKLEEKNYSNGYRVQFELTVADGKVTDSNFDYIDADGKSKQDDTEYNEKMKEKSGTDPQTYIPELNDELVSAMGEEDGSPADVEVITGATHSAHSFIMYAQQLVNAAEKGDTQTIEVDNIVTK; from the coding sequence ATGAAGAAAAATCGGTTTGTTACGGGGTTTGCGGTATTAGCATTCTCAACATTATTGCTAGGAGCTTGTGGATCAGATAACAATGATAGTTCAAGTAGTACATCTTCTTCTACTTCTACTGCACAATCTTCTACAACAGAAACTAGTACAACAGAATCATCTAAGGAAATCGTTGCTGGTGGAGAATTACAAGACGGTACATATAAGTTAGAAGAGAAAAACTACTCTAATGGTTACCGTTCAGTCTTTGAAATGGTCGTGAAAGACGGTAAGATCACTGAATCAAATTTTGATTACATCGATGCAGATGGCAAATCAAAACAAGATGACACAGAATACAACGAAAAAATGGAAGAGAAATCTGGTACAAATCCAGAAATGTTCATTCCTGAATTAAATGAGCAATTGCTAAGTGCACAAAGCGCAAGTGGTGTAGAAGTTGTTACTGGTGCGACACATTCATCAGAAAGTTTCCAAAACTATGCACAACAATTGATCCAAGCGGCTCAAGCAGGCAACACAGAAACGATTGAAATCGACAATGGTGCTGAACTTAAAGACGGCACATACAAATTAGAAGAGAAAAACTATTCAAATGGCTACCGTGTACAATTTGAATTGACAGTTGCAGATGGCAAAGTTACTGACTCAAACTTTGATTACATCGATGCAGATGGCAAATCAAAACAAGATGATACAGAGTACAACGAAAAGATGAAAGAAAAATCTGGTACTGACCCTCAAACTTACATCCCAGAATTAAACGATGAACTTGTTTCAGCAATGGGCGAAGAAGATGGTTCTCCAGCAGATGTTGAAGTGATTACTGGTGCAACACACAGTGCACATTCATTCATCATGTACGCACAACAATTAGTGAATGCCGCTGAAAAAGGTGACACACAAACAATTGAAGTCGACAACATTGTGACAAAATAA
- a CDS encoding FAD:protein FMN transferase produces MLKKRLLPFVLLLCLLTIAGCSTDQTTEGKQENNTSLLSDPYTDEQFLLGTYVRIRIYDEGKEDVLKPAFDRVKELGDKITINQSGSEVDEINQQAGIQPVKVSDDVYRLLKRAYEYSEDSHGGFDMAIGPITQLWRIGFDDARKPSQAEIDEALKLVDYHKVQFNDEEKTVYLQEKGMILDLGAIAKGFITDEVVKVLKDNDVTTAIVDLGGNVYVLGHSPRGEDQDWTVGIQDPNLARGSILGSIKERNKTLVTSGIYERYLEVDGVKYHHLFDPKTGYPFDNDIAGVTIITDQSIDGDGLSTAVFAMGVKDGLAYIEDKLNDGTEAIFVTKDDKVYVTDPIKDTFKLAEDSKYTMGNRSELN; encoded by the coding sequence ATGTTGAAGAAACGATTACTCCCTTTCGTCTTGCTCTTGTGCCTACTGACTATTGCGGGCTGTAGCACAGATCAAACAACGGAAGGAAAACAAGAGAACAACACTTCACTGCTTTCTGACCCTTACACAGATGAACAATTTTTACTTGGTACTTACGTGCGTATCCGTATCTACGATGAAGGGAAAGAAGACGTATTAAAACCTGCTTTTGACCGTGTCAAAGAGTTGGGCGATAAAATCACGATCAATCAAAGCGGCTCCGAAGTTGATGAAATCAATCAACAAGCAGGAATCCAACCAGTCAAAGTGTCCGATGATGTGTACCGTTTATTAAAACGAGCATATGAGTATAGCGAAGACTCACATGGAGGCTTTGATATGGCAATCGGTCCAATCACACAACTCTGGCGTATCGGTTTCGATGATGCCCGTAAGCCATCACAAGCAGAAATTGATGAAGCATTGAAGTTAGTCGACTACCATAAAGTCCAATTCAATGATGAGGAAAAGACTGTTTACTTGCAAGAAAAAGGCATGATCCTTGATCTAGGGGCAATTGCGAAAGGGTTCATTACCGATGAAGTCGTCAAAGTCTTGAAAGACAATGATGTAACGACTGCGATCGTCGATCTAGGTGGGAATGTCTATGTTCTTGGACACAGTCCTAGAGGAGAAGATCAAGATTGGACAGTCGGTATCCAAGATCCGAATCTTGCCCGTGGATCGATCCTCGGCTCGATCAAAGAAAGAAATAAAACATTAGTCACATCTGGAATTTATGAGCGCTATTTAGAAGTCGATGGCGTGAAATATCATCACTTGTTTGATCCAAAAACTGGTTATCCATTTGACAATGACATTGCTGGTGTCACGATCATCACAGACCAATCGATCGATGGTGACGGACTATCTACTGCCGTCTTCGCCATGGGTGTAAAAGATGGATTGGCTTACATCGAGGATAAACTGAATGACGGAACGGAGGCGATTTTTGTTACAAAAGATGATAAGGTCTATGTGACAGACCCAATCAAAGACACTTTCAAACTCGCTGAAGATTCAAAATATACCATGGGCAATCGTTCTGAATTAAACTAA
- the menA gene encoding 1,4-dihydroxy-2-naphthoate polyprenyltransferase has product MTLKIFLEVVELRTKVASVFPFAIGVLFSIAFFHEIQWLNTLLFFIGMLVFDLATTAINNYMDYEKAHSEIYKYEENVIGRTGISPKLVRNMILAMIAFVLVIGILLTLRTGWLLLLMGMICCFIGIFYTFGPIPLSRMPLGEIFSGFTMGLGIFTMVIYINTHRSDLFDLTLSLTTGTFNLSGNIWAVAAIFLAALPLVFTIANIMLANNLRDLERDIENHRYTLVFYIGRPIGIMLFQLLMYACYLILLIGLISGIFQWPILLAFLTLPKIHLNLQLFKESLPQPISFSYSIKNMILFNSSYALGLFATILLNQL; this is encoded by the coding sequence ATGACACTAAAAATCTTTTTAGAAGTAGTTGAACTACGTACGAAAGTCGCTAGTGTATTTCCTTTTGCGATAGGGGTTTTATTCTCTATCGCTTTTTTTCACGAAATACAGTGGTTGAACACTTTACTGTTTTTTATTGGTATGCTTGTCTTTGACTTAGCAACTACCGCAATCAATAACTATATGGATTATGAAAAAGCACATTCGGAAATTTATAAATATGAAGAGAACGTCATTGGACGGACTGGTATTTCACCAAAGCTTGTACGAAACATGATTTTGGCCATGATTGCTTTTGTCTTAGTCATCGGTATATTACTGACATTGAGGACCGGTTGGTTATTGTTGCTGATGGGTATGATTTGTTGTTTTATCGGAATCTTTTATACTTTTGGTCCTATCCCTTTATCACGTATGCCATTAGGAGAGATTTTCAGCGGTTTTACCATGGGTTTAGGGATATTTACGATGGTCATCTATATCAACACTCATCGTAGCGATCTATTTGATTTAACCCTATCTTTAACAACTGGCACCTTCAATTTATCTGGCAATATCTGGGCAGTAGCCGCCATCTTTCTTGCAGCACTCCCACTTGTTTTTACGATAGCAAATATTATGTTAGCGAATAATTTACGCGATTTGGAGCGAGATATTGAAAATCATCGGTATACGTTAGTTTTCTACATTGGTCGTCCAATCGGGATCATGCTGTTTCAACTTTTGATGTATGCGTGCTACCTGATTCTTTTAATAGGACTGATCAGTGGTATATTTCAATGGCCGATTCTTCTGGCTTTCTTGACTTTACCAAAAATCCATCTTAATCTCCAACTATTCAAAGAGAGTCTACCGCAGCCTATCAGTTTTAGCTATTCGATCAAAAATATGATTTTGTTCAACAGTAGTTATGCACTTGGTTTATTCGCAACGATTCTTCTCAATCAACTGTAG
- a CDS encoding lysozyme family protein, which translates to MLKDQISPKNPFKNKIKDLIIDKVGRDEEGNLNLVGMLITILIILKLPILLKLIVVILIVAVVIAIISIFVSFWTTILSLFVVKTESMMITEAYNYVTWLDTYKNKEVYDTYNRLVDDPEHDEVYFEVNGIESDPEQFMYISNGDNYIYYLNAKFEDYDIDNIAIATYRKRVAEKTGVWIPWSLRDSTYAVFHEAPHPLSPEPIKVFTVKDEIHALHDMVYNYTTVIEKDKEVETVVITVDKETGEEHTEVKRERKDVATVKINVQTIGEMFDSDPEVDIYVDIRYSGEDDYYGRVIAFDEDEVDKYYPIMEKDRFEDKIFMANPFGKMSYANVVDNFGYRGRDPNTQHYQIALEAEPGTPVYATTFETVESINYSYQAGHTDGSAPVTTAIETDTGLYYAYYVNIDPVVRPGRTLEAGDLIGYTRNQFDGNLLVAMKEYRFWHKDPDVYPAIYINNLVFSTDTNLAYMRNGGGLRGNLINPPLAVTKWQNRVAEQTSKHGIEAYTNAILSMIWVESGGNEAIQPDIMNAQLALSSPERITTPEESIEKGVEYFAYLLKKAQSNNLNGLAAVQAYNYGEAYLDDLINRNAPYSFEDARLYAQMKSNNQTIPFNHIVAQGLGYNWRYVFGNMFYTAMVTRNIMADTGRLAELARRELGNPNGEKYWRWAGFNNRIEWSAVFVSWIANEAGYLEQGRVLNTANVLDMKEWFETNDKFKTHDENYVPQSGDLVFFDWSGGRTGKDHVGIVEYSGGNIIQVIEGNSDNLVRRRTYAIGSNVISGYGLP; encoded by the coding sequence ATGTTGAAAGATCAAATTTCGCCTAAAAATCCTTTTAAAAATAAAATCAAAGACTTGATTATTGATAAAGTTGGGCGAGATGAAGAGGGTAATTTAAATTTGGTTGGTATGCTTATCACCATACTTATTATTCTAAAGTTACCTATCTTATTGAAATTGATCGTAGTCATCTTGATTGTTGCAGTGGTTATTGCGATCATTTCGATCTTCGTTTCTTTTTGGACAACGATTTTAAGTTTATTTGTCGTAAAAACAGAGTCGATGATGATTACCGAAGCATACAACTATGTCACGTGGTTAGATACTTATAAAAACAAAGAGGTATATGATACGTACAATCGACTAGTTGATGACCCGGAGCATGATGAGGTTTATTTTGAAGTGAACGGGATAGAATCGGACCCAGAGCAATTTATGTATATATCCAACGGAGATAACTATATCTACTATTTGAATGCAAAATTTGAAGATTATGATATCGATAATATTGCCATTGCTACCTATCGAAAAAGAGTAGCAGAAAAAACGGGTGTCTGGATTCCGTGGTCATTGAGGGATAGCACATATGCCGTTTTTCATGAGGCACCACATCCATTATCACCTGAACCAATCAAAGTATTCACTGTAAAAGATGAAATCCACGCGTTACATGACATGGTCTACAACTACACGACCGTTATTGAAAAGGACAAAGAAGTTGAAACCGTTGTGATAACGGTCGATAAAGAAACAGGTGAAGAGCATACAGAAGTAAAACGTGAGAGAAAAGATGTTGCTACCGTCAAAATTAATGTACAAACGATTGGTGAAATGTTCGATTCGGATCCTGAAGTAGATATCTATGTGGATATACGTTATTCAGGTGAGGATGATTACTATGGACGAGTCATTGCTTTTGATGAAGATGAAGTAGATAAATATTACCCAATCATGGAGAAAGATCGCTTTGAAGATAAAATTTTCATGGCTAATCCATTTGGTAAGATGAGCTATGCAAATGTGGTGGATAATTTTGGCTATCGTGGACGTGATCCCAATACGCAACATTACCAAATCGCTTTGGAAGCAGAACCTGGAACCCCTGTTTATGCCACCACCTTTGAGACAGTGGAAAGTATCAACTATAGTTATCAGGCTGGTCATACAGATGGTTCAGCGCCTGTAACGACAGCGATAGAAACGGATACAGGTCTATATTATGCGTATTATGTCAATATTGATCCGGTAGTGAGGCCAGGAAGAACCTTAGAAGCAGGTGATTTGATTGGCTATACAAGAAATCAGTTTGATGGGAATTTATTAGTTGCAATGAAAGAATATCGCTTCTGGCATAAAGATCCTGACGTTTATCCAGCGATTTATATCAATAATTTAGTTTTTAGTACGGATACCAACTTAGCATATATGCGTAATGGTGGCGGACTACGAGGGAATCTAATCAATCCCCCATTAGCCGTTACTAAATGGCAAAATAGAGTTGCGGAACAAACGAGTAAACATGGCATTGAAGCATATACGAATGCGATTTTATCCATGATATGGGTGGAATCTGGTGGAAATGAAGCCATTCAGCCAGATATCATGAATGCGCAACTGGCACTATCATCTCCAGAACGAATCACTACACCAGAGGAATCAATTGAAAAAGGCGTCGAATATTTTGCTTATCTGCTCAAAAAAGCACAAAGCAATAATCTCAATGGTCTGGCAGCGGTCCAAGCCTATAATTATGGCGAAGCGTATCTTGATGATCTGATCAATCGAAATGCACCGTATTCCTTTGAAGATGCGCGCTTATATGCACAAATGAAAAGTAATAATCAGACCATTCCTTTCAACCATATCGTCGCACAAGGATTGGGCTATAACTGGCGCTACGTTTTTGGCAATATGTTCTATACCGCAATGGTTACAAGAAATATCATGGCAGATACAGGCAGATTAGCTGAGCTCGCTAGAAGAGAATTGGGAAATCCGAATGGTGAGAAGTATTGGCGATGGGCTGGATTCAACAATCGAATAGAGTGGTCAGCCGTATTCGTTTCTTGGATAGCGAATGAAGCGGGATACTTGGAACAAGGCCGAGTATTGAATACAGCAAATGTTCTTGATATGAAAGAATGGTTTGAAACGAATGATAAGTTCAAAACACATGATGAAAACTATGTTCCTCAATCTGGCGACCTTGTATTTTTTGACTGGTCTGGTGGAAGAACAGGAAAAGATCATGTAGGGATCGTTGAATATTCTGGCGGAAATATTATTCAGGTCATCGAAGGTAACTCTGACAATCTAGTAAGAAGAAGAACTTACGCTATTGGGAGTAATGTTATTTCAGGATATGGCCTGCCTTAA